The Carnobacterium sp. 17-4 genome has a window encoding:
- a CDS encoding potassium channel family protein yields MKKNFAVIGLGRFGSSICRTLVESGHDVLAIDSSEDKVNEYMNIATHAVVANAQDESVLRSLGIRNFDHVIIAIGEDIQASILITLMIKEMGNPYITAKAQNEYHGKVLEKIGADHVIHPERDMGIRIGHHLVSRNVVDYLELSDKYSLVELKVTNPKFFNKTLLELNFRQRYGLNVIGIRRGQEMIISPAADAFIQVNDTLMIVGGIKEIDWLENQMP; encoded by the coding sequence ATGAAAAAAAACTTTGCAGTTATTGGTTTAGGTCGTTTTGGGAGCAGTATTTGTCGAACACTTGTAGAAAGTGGGCATGATGTATTGGCGATTGATTCTAGTGAAGATAAAGTAAATGAATATATGAATATAGCAACTCATGCAGTTGTCGCAAATGCTCAAGATGAGAGTGTTTTGAGATCACTAGGTATTAGAAACTTTGATCATGTCATTATAGCTATTGGTGAGGATATTCAAGCAAGTATATTAATTACCTTAATGATTAAAGAAATGGGCAATCCATATATTACAGCTAAAGCTCAAAATGAATACCATGGAAAAGTACTAGAAAAAATAGGAGCCGATCATGTTATCCATCCTGAAAGAGATATGGGCATTCGAATCGGTCATCATTTAGTTTCACGAAATGTAGTAGATTATTTAGAATTATCGGATAAGTATTCATTAGTTGAATTAAAAGTAACCAACCCAAAATTTTTTAATAAGACACTTCTAGAATTAAATTTTAGACAACGTTATGGATTAAATGTTATTGGAATTCGAAGAGGGCAAGAGATGATTATTTCTCCTGCAGCTGATGCGTTTATTCAGGTGAATGATACACTCATGATTGTTGGCGGTATTAAAGAAATTGATTGGTTAGAAAATCAAATGCCATAG
- the liaF gene encoding cell wall-active antibiotics response protein LiaF: MKNNWKWFLLIESLLLIVSLYQLIHNLFILGLFAVGCWLIFLSRNQQKRKRRMPLVVGIFLTAFALMSLAGFWYMLIVAVIFLYLNYGKVFSKMDSFNFQQAPWNEKEIVVVETTDSLPKNAKRFKRNWLGNERIGNSIYEWDDINFSIFMGDTIIDLGNTILPKNESYIVIRKGFGKTRVLVPNGIGIMIEHSAIKGKIAFEEQQYVLENESIKMYSKYYEDQARTLKIVTNVLVGDLEVIAI; encoded by the coding sequence CAGCTGATTCATAATCTATTTATCTTAGGGCTCTTTGCAGTTGGCTGCTGGTTGATTTTTTTAAGCCGTAATCAACAAAAAAGAAAAAGAAGAATGCCTTTAGTTGTTGGAATCTTTTTAACAGCTTTTGCGTTAATGTCGTTAGCCGGTTTTTGGTATATGTTAATTGTAGCGGTTATCTTCCTTTATCTAAATTACGGAAAAGTATTTTCGAAAATGGATTCTTTTAATTTTCAGCAAGCTCCATGGAATGAAAAAGAAATTGTAGTTGTTGAAACAACTGATAGTTTGCCAAAGAATGCCAAGCGCTTTAAACGAAATTGGTTAGGAAACGAAAGAATAGGCAACTCAATATATGAATGGGATGATATTAATTTTTCTATTTTTATGGGAGACACTATTATTGATCTAGGAAACACTATTCTCCCTAAAAATGAAAGTTACATTGTTATTCGAAAAGGGTTTGGGAAAACACGTGTTTTGGTTCCAAATGGTATTGGTATAATGATTGAACACAGTGCCATTAAAGGGAAAATTGCATTTGAGGAACAACAGTATGTTTTGGAGAATGAATCTATTAAAATGTACAGTAAATATTATGAAGACCAAGCTAGGACATTAAAGATTGTAACAAACGTTTTAGTTGGAGATTTAGAGGTGATCGCAATATGA
- a CDS encoding response regulator transcription factor codes for MIKVLLVDDHEMVRLGVSSYLSIQSDIEVIGEAENGKVGFEKAMELRPDVILMDLVMDIMDGIESTKAIMKEWPEAKIVIVTSFIDDEKVYPALEAGASSYILKTSTASTIANAIRSTYKGETILEPEVTGKMMERLTKKHVHQLHEDLTNREQEILMLIAQGNSNQEIADALFITLKTVKTHVSNILAKLEVEDRTQAAIYAFKHHLIE; via the coding sequence ATGATTAAAGTATTATTAGTGGACGATCATGAAATGGTTCGATTAGGTGTTTCTTCTTATTTATCTATTCAAAGTGATATAGAGGTTATAGGAGAAGCTGAAAATGGGAAAGTTGGATTTGAAAAGGCAATGGAGCTTCGTCCAGATGTTATCTTGATGGATTTAGTGATGGATATAATGGATGGCATCGAGTCAACAAAAGCTATAATGAAAGAATGGCCTGAAGCAAAAATTGTCATTGTAACCAGTTTTATTGATGACGAAAAAGTTTATCCTGCATTGGAAGCAGGAGCTTCCAGCTATATTTTAAAGACGTCGACAGCGAGTACAATTGCGAATGCGATTCGCTCTACATACAAGGGTGAAACGATTCTGGAACCGGAAGTAACCGGAAAAATGATGGAACGTCTAACTAAAAAACATGTTCACCAATTACATGAGGATCTAACGAATCGTGAACAAGAAATTCTAATGTTGATTGCTCAAGGCAATTCTAACCAAGAAATTGCTGACGCACTTTTCATAACACTTAAAACCGTTAAAACGCACGTTTCTAATATATTAGCTAAGTTAGAAGTAGAAGATCGGACGCAAGCAGCTATTTATGCTTTTAAACATCACCTTATTGAGTAA
- a CDS encoding sensor histidine kinase: MKQKVIRSLFFSSSIIIFMLFFVIIASYSFAYSPESWYLDIFTTRFFYIPFIGYLLAVSAAIGLGVTLGVYYLNKRQWEQIEETLHTLVKGDYSKETFDQLLAKNEEDYFFSDELKRALVDIREKLVTLANEVQINSNSANSINGQTKEEILVSERSRLARELHDSVSQQLFAAMMMLSALNEQMDESSGALQKQVKLIESIVNEAQAEMRALLLHLRPVNLEGKSLKKGIEQLLNELRTKIQIELKWDIEDVSLTNGIEDHLFRIVQELLSNTLRHSKAKELEVYLHVIDQSVLLRVIDDGIGFNTTENKAGNYGLQNINERVIGMGGTCKIISFRNKGTSVEIKIPLMNKIEKGAGMI, encoded by the coding sequence ATGAAGCAAAAAGTCATTCGATCCCTTTTTTTCTCTAGTAGTATCATTATATTTATGTTGTTTTTTGTTATTATAGCCAGTTACAGCTTTGCTTATTCTCCTGAAAGTTGGTATTTGGATATTTTTACAACACGTTTTTTTTACATCCCTTTTATTGGGTATTTACTGGCTGTATCAGCAGCGATTGGTCTAGGTGTTACACTGGGTGTTTATTATCTGAACAAACGCCAGTGGGAGCAAATAGAAGAGACTCTTCACACTCTTGTGAAGGGAGACTATTCAAAAGAGACATTTGATCAACTACTTGCTAAAAATGAAGAGGATTATTTTTTTTCTGATGAATTGAAAAGAGCGCTCGTAGATATTCGTGAAAAACTAGTGACTTTAGCTAATGAAGTACAAATCAATAGCAATTCAGCCAATTCTATTAATGGACAGACGAAAGAAGAAATTTTGGTGTCTGAACGTAGTCGTTTGGCACGAGAATTACACGATTCAGTCAGCCAACAACTGTTTGCAGCGATGATGATGTTGTCTGCTTTAAATGAGCAAATGGATGAGTCAAGCGGAGCCTTACAAAAACAAGTGAAATTAATAGAATCCATTGTAAATGAAGCTCAAGCTGAAATGCGAGCCTTATTGCTTCATTTAAGGCCCGTTAATTTAGAAGGAAAGTCATTGAAAAAAGGGATCGAGCAACTGTTAAATGAGCTCCGTACCAAAATTCAAATTGAATTAAAATGGGATATTGAGGATGTTTCACTAACAAATGGAATAGAAGATCATCTTTTTCGTATTGTTCAAGAGCTTCTTTCAAATACACTGCGCCATTCAAAAGCAAAAGAGTTAGAAGTTTACCTACATGTAATTGATCAATCTGTCTTATTGAGAGTCATTGACGATGGAATTGGATTCAATACCACTGAAAATAAGGCTGGAAATTATGGGTTGCAGAATATTAATGAACGAGTAATCGGAATGGGTGGAACATGTAAAATTATCAGCTTTAGAAATAAGGGCACAAGTGTTGAAATAAAAATACCGCTTATGAATAAAATCGAAAAAGGGGCAGGGATGATATGA